A genomic stretch from Microplitis mediator isolate UGA2020A chromosome 10, iyMicMedi2.1, whole genome shotgun sequence includes:
- the LOC130676360 gene encoding uncharacterized protein LOC130676360 produces MRKILTNSESVDRNQKIGKLKNLIADFTANSNDDDDDEQQQHQPQQRQKRQHQRQHKRQKLQQQRTTEPTTSRKSAETTTTAVAPEAAEAIKAAATTATITATATTTTATATKTTATISESATKTAVAPEAAATPKTPAAIAESVTKTAVAAIKTAATTASTATITASTATTITTTIAPATVAATKTTAIKAAPATKTAVTPAAAITTSTATTTAPAPATKTTATIAELATKRVVAPEAVAAIKTAATTATITASTATITTTTIAASAAAMKAIIQHQKRQSHVDF; encoded by the coding sequence atgagaaaaattttgacaaattcTGAATCTGTTGATCGAAATCAAAAAATCGGAAAGCTGAAGAACCTTATCGCAGATTTTACCGCTAACTCCAACGATGACGACGATGATGAACAACAACAGCATCAACCGCAACAACGGCAAAAGCGGCAGCATCAACGGCAACATAAGCGGCAGAAATTACAACAGCAACGAACAACAGAACCAACAACAAGCAGAAAATCAGCAGAAACTACAACAACAGCAGTAGCACCAGAAGCAGCAGAAGCAATAAAAGCAGCAGCAACTACAGCAACAATtacagcaacagcaacaacaacaacagcaacagcaacaaaaACAACAGCAACAATATCGGAATCAGCAACAAAAACAGCAGTAGCACCAGAAGCAGCAGCCACACCAAAAACACCAGCAGCAATAGCGGAATCAGTAACAAAAACAGCAGTAGCAGCAATAAAAACAGCAGCAACTACAGCATCAACAGCAACAATTACCGCgtcaacagcaacaacaataacaacaacaatagcACCAGCAACAGTAGCAGCAACGAAAACAACGGCAATAAAAGCGGCACCTGCAACAAAAACAGCAGTAACACCAGCAGCAGCAATTACAAcatcaacagcaacaacaacagcacCAGCACCAGCAACAAAAACAACAGCCACGATAGCGGAATTAGCAACAAAAAGAGTAGTAGCACCAGAAGCAGTAGCAGCAATAAAAACAGCAGCAACTACAGCAACAATTACAGCGTCAACagcaacaataacaacaacaacaatagcGGCATCAGCAGCAGCAATGAAAG